The segment TGACACTCTAAAACAGCAGGAGTACAAAACATACACccactaaaacacacacacacaacacactgtTAAACATACACAAATAAACTGCTGTGGTTAACAATATGGCAAAATTGAGTCATTCAGCCAGAAGACTCAAATAAGAGGTTGAAGTCAGGTTAATCAAGCTCTGATAAAGCATTTCTGGTCATTAGGGCCCGAGGGCCTATTGGAATAGCTCAGTCAATTATTACTCTTCTCTGAAATGAATCTTATTTTTGAGGGtctaaacatgctcgaaaactcatgaaactttgcacatatgtcagaagtggtgaaaatttacatctgatatggatTTCAGAATTAGGcatggcaaaatggctcgatagcaccACCTACAAATTTCACGATACTTCCCTTCGCGCTATTTTTCACAAACAAGTATGAAATTTGGTAAacacatgtaacagcccaatacctacaaaaatgtccatgggtgcaaaatctgtaaagtcaacaggaagtgagatattttgaattttctctgcaaaattttttcagtttttgccatttccagacgtactttaacaaactcctcctagagctttaatcagatcaacatcatatttggtcaatCTAATTTAAAGGCCTTGGCGATGTTAATTTGCGAAAATctagagttttcgttgaaggacGTGTCTGTGATGGCCTGACAGAATTCGATGTTccaccatgaaacaggaagttgttgtaactcagacatacaatgttttattagagtcctgacctgaagacaccTAAAatgcaatattcagttacagtcatagctcCACCtgtgggcaacaggaaatgacatattttacactgtgattaaaggattagtccacttttaaacttttcctgacaatttactcacccccatgtcatccaagatgttcatgtctttcttcaattaaaaagaaattaagattttggATGAAAAAttacaggattattctccttatagtggacctCAATGACCTCCAAACGGATGAAcgttaaaattacaatttcaatGCGACTTCagagggctttaaacgataccagacgaggaataagtgtctttatctagcgaaacgattggtaatttttgaaaaaatttaaatgtatatgctttatatataaataaatgttcgcCTTCTAAGTGCTTCCGCTAAAACCGCATTTCCGTATTCTCCAAAAAGTTTACGCTgcatgtcctacgccttccctattatacttacggaacgaacgcagatccagttccattttttccgtaagtagaatagggaaggtttaggacatacagcgtaaacgTTTTGGAGAATACGGAAATGTGGTTTTGGCGGAGGCACTTAGAAGGCGAACATTTAACATATATCCAAATATTACACAACTTAAGTATATATTTCTAAAAACAACTAGAGAATTTATAGGCCTTTTTATATAGAGCTAAATAGGAATCTAGTGGTCACATCACAAaagtacttctttttttttttacttacttTTGACTTACTTTTTTTACTCCTACCATATGGCACTAATCTGCCTTCAGAAATTGGATTTTAAAGGCAATGGGTCTCATATGCACAAATTTGTGCACGAAATCCACTTCCGAAAATTTTCACAAACAAAATGATTCATCAATAGCTTTCGttctaaaatttattttaaattacgaaaaaatgTAGGAATAACTGAAACCACtcctacacacacaaacacaaatacatcGTGGTGGCCAAATTAACTTGttaagattacattttaaacatataGATCTTAAATAGGCAACATTTTTAACGTATATATAGGCCCatcagtaagaaaaaaaaaggtgcgTCATAGCTCAAACTGCAAGGTAGCGCTGCATAAAGATGTATTTACGCGTATGTAGCTAATCAGAGGTCTGTAATGTCTGTATAAAAGGTGTTTATTGCGTTTGAACGTGTTTTAAGGTTGGCACTGTTGGCATTGCTCGAAGAGAGCGCGTCTTTAGAGAGCGTCATGTTTGCTGAGAGTGACGAATGAAAATGGTGTGTGGAATGCCTTTATATGGATATGGTTTGTTCGGGTTTTATGTAAATTACTTGCCTTGGACACGCGGTCGCTCATTTAGAATAATCCGAATTCATCAACATTAGAATGAGGTTAAGAACAAATTCATGTGCATATATACATTCTAGGAACGTTCCCAGttagaaattttacgttcccagaacattatcagaacgtccccactggtgttaaggacgttgtcTAGTAACGTTCACAGTACGTTCacagacggtcacgatgtgaagttcttttaaggtttgggggacgttatttggtggacctttaGGGAACATTCAAGACGTTCTCTGAACTTTTAgggaacctttttttttttaattggaaatgttctcagaacatccctgctgcccttgtcaaaaaatttaattgaaaattagagctaaattgactaataaaagtggctgttcaaacaaaaactaattaGAAGTCttaccaaaaacaaaaaaaacaacagcacaagctaatgtaactgctgcatcactgcatcagcaactacacagttactgtctttaaataaagcaacatgcagcagaacatcagtgtttctggatcatcactgactgaagcacaggatctactcttcagcacaatggtaacctcacaaaactcagataacagaaacaacattaaacactaacagatctctctagatctcagcatcttcacttattacaaaccagtctgactttatttctttcattcagATCTTCTAACTGAGGTgttgttttatcaaaatttataaatgtcaccgttgcggaggtaagcgcttgcttcgggctcctgacccttgacggtttgattttttttttctcaattgttgtaactgtttctaaagcatttgttacaaaaaaaaaaaaaaaacaattaattaatgTAAAACTTACATTTAATACACTCATAGTTTAGATTCTGGTGATGATCAGTGAATCACCAGCACTAAACAACACAATTCATCTGTTCAGACTTTCACTTGCATTTAGTGCTATAACAAACATGTTTGGAAATACAGttaaagcagccagagaaaatctAATGTTAAATGTGAAGAATCAAGACCCCATCTAAAACATGTAAATGCTCACCTCcataatggtgacttcaaactttattattttctataaaacacccACACAGAAGGCGACGTTCTCGTAACCTTGCACAACTTTgtctaaaagttctctaaaagtgacaaaaattctgaaattttacagaacatttgggacattcataaaacgtcctcttttggtgatgaaagtgctgcagttcaaggttcctatGATTTTAGGGGGACATCCCAAATTGGTtaattttatggtcacataagaatgttacaatgaggatatttgggacattaacagaacgttcccacatggtcctctgttggtcatttaataacgttcccaatatgagtttagggggacaTTCTATTTgggttattttatggtcgcgcgagaacgttacaaagaggacatttgggaagttaccagaacgtcctatagtaaaagtcccctaaacattcccagaacgtcctgaatgttccctgaaggtccaccaaataacgttccccaacccttaaaagaactccacatcgtgaccgtctctaAACATTCTGGGaactgattaaacaactccacaaacagcattgcCAGCTTCACATATTACTAACCAGAGTGACTTTATTTTCAAACATCTACAGAAttaagaattaacagaggtttattggtcaagaaaagaaaagaaaagaaaagaaaagaaataaaatgaaatgtgctcttgacccttgacttccAATGTTAGATTTTTCTCTGTAACAACGTGTATGCTATTATTGTAAAGCAGTGAGGTCAGTGCCTTACAGTGAACAGATGTTAGCTGCTTTTATATGATGATATAGTCATTGTGAGAATCCTGGATTGAATCCAAAGCAGCTGctcatattttgtcatttatactTTTTGGTTTTGTATTACCAGCCCTGTGAAACTACAGCGTGAGGAGAGAAAAAAGAAGTGTTGCAACAAACAGACATATTGAATAATTTTAAAACCCTgtaatgcatataaaaaaaaataaaaaaaattgaacttCTGCAACAcctagacacacacacagacatcaagaatcagcatatgaatctcaacaatggtgataaaataaaaacacttcacgctgcaatgcatgctgggtatcACCATAGGACAAaactcccatcatgcactgcagtATCAATAATTattgtcaccactgttgaggATCGTATGCTATATTTTCATGGATAAGCCTGAATAGTTGCTTATTTTTAGCACTGAAGAGTTAAGGTGGCATTTAATGgaattttttgtgtgtattttgtaATAGCCAAATCTCAATCAAGAAACCAAATTGAACTCTTTGTGATATTCATTTGAAATGGCTTTCAGTAAATTTCAAGTTGATCCTATTGCAATTGCtcaaacacaaaatattttaaagacataaaatggtcaagagcccaactaaagcaaaccctgacCACCATGATGGTGGCATTTTTTGACCAATAAAACACCAACAtcaaacctctgttaattctcaatagaGCTCTTTGGAGCAGACGTCACAATTACGTCACTTGCAGCTGCGCGCACATAGTGGTTGCAGAAAAATAGCGGTAGCAATTAgaggaaaatgtgcaaaatccacagaacaagaaaaaaaaatgttttttttgtgcctctggatgttggaatcggaatgcaaaaaaaatatagtcttcatttttaaagaatactATCGTTGAAAACGTCCTTTGAAGCTGAACGGAGACGTTtcacagactggactgatgaCACCTGCAAGGATTAGTGTACTATTAAAGCaggaatttgatgtaaacagtaagtctacataatattcacatatgcagttcagAGGACATACATACAGTtacatgaaataatatttaaacctttaacattttacatagataacttttaaacatagtctataaaatttttatttcacaattctgactttttttcttgcatttgcgtGTTTATGACTCCCAGTTCTGCCAttataattcgcaattgtgagtttatttcacaattctgaggggaaaaaagtcagaattgcgggataaatTGCAATTCAGAAAACGAGTATAACGAGTTACAGGATAACGagcatatctcacaattctgtttttctttgtaagaaatgtgagatataaactcaggtttgcgagaaataaaagtcagaattgtgagatataaacttgaaattaacttttttttattcttttatttcgtGGCTTCCATAGACTGCTACTGCTCAACTGTCATTTTCTGCAACCAGGTAGGCTCCGCCCATAAAAAATGTCATCGCTGTTTGCAAACACCAAATTGGTCTATAAGAACTTATTtagacgtgtgacagaaataaaatcaatctggttagtaataagtgaatcaGATCTATTAATCAGattttgagagatttaatgtgtttcatcttcagttgatttcatctaaggctgtgactgaagtcagatgtagttgtgtttctcttttcttcagtgattctgcttgttaacagcaggtgttcatcattaatgttcaatcatcagttaattaattgcttaattatgtcattaactttaactctgctttagtgttactttaacactatttagagatgGATGTACATTTGAGGGATGTACTCAAATGTACTCTGACGagaggtgggaagtccaggggtcagagagtaaaagtcctgccatatttttattccacccactgaagcattaatgagataaataagtgttgAATTGAGTGACgtttgaccattattgaagacacctgatgataacaagcagaatcaccaaggagaaaatcactatttttaagttaccatcattgaggtcagggtttgttttagttgagctcttcacccttgactttttaatgttagattttatttgggcagttttaactgcattaaaaccaaccagccagacaagcaaagttaaaagatgatcaggtggtgttggttatgttttcacataatcgtTAGATTTGCATTATTGATTACAGTAGCACTGTTATTCTACAGCAAAACATTAAACTTACCAATAcaaaatctttcttttttttttttgaaagttgtcatcacaaaaaaagatttgctttagacacacacagacatcaagaatcagcctgtgaatctcaacaacggtgatgcaacatattctgataaacagatcaactctgaacattagaaaacaagctactaaaaagtcacagaaaaacagcaaaatttaaatagtgagaataaagaaaattactaagacaattcatctcataatttattcatgcagcattttgattggtgacacctagaatgcattgcaacatgctttattactctcaccattgttgagattcacagactgattcttgatgtctgtgtgtgtctaaaatgaagcattttttgtgataaggataactttcaaaaaaaaaagtgtattgataaagttgatgttttgctgtagaatcacagtgctgctgtaatcaataatgtaaatctaactaagattcgctctaaatgagttcagtgattcagatcaaataatgattatgtgaaaacataactaACACCActtgatcatcttttaactttgcttgtctggttgctTTTAATGCAGTGAAAACTGCCCACATAAAATCTAGTATTAAAAAATCAAGGGTCAAGACCCtaaataaaacaaaccctgacttcaatgatggtaacttaaaaatagtgattttctcctttggtgattctgcttgttatcatcaggtgtcttcgataatggtcaatcatcactcaattaatcacttatttatctcatgcttcagtgggtggaataaaaatatggcaggacttttactctctgacccctggacttcccacctctgAGCAAATGTCCTCTCTGTAACATTCTCGCacaaccataaaataaccaaaatagaacgttCCCCTAAACTCGTATtgggaacgttattaaatgaccaacagaggactgtgtgggaacgttctgttaaAGTCCCCAATGTCCTCTTCGTAACATTCTTATGTGACCATAGTAgaataaccaaaatggaacgtccccctaaagtcatataaggaaccttgaactgcagcactttcatcaCCAAAAGAGGACATTTTGgtgttctgtaaaggttcagaatttttgtcacttttataGAACTTTTAGACAAAGTTGCGCACGGTTACGAGAACGTCGCCTTCTGCGTgggtgttttatagaaaataataaagtttgaagtcaccattatgGAGGTGAGCATTTGCTTTAGATGGGGTCTTGATTCTTGATATTTTAACATTAGATTTTTTGAGCACTGTTTTTTAGagtcacacagacatcatgaatcagcatatgaacctcaacaatggtgacaataaactAAATTCTTTTTTGTGACTTCAGTTGCTTGTTTTGTGACACTCAGAgttaatctgtttatctgaaatttttgtcaccattgttgaggatcatacgtAGAATCTTGATGTCTTTCTGCACAATGATAAAAACATCAAATGTGAAAATATCAAAACAGGACTGGATTTTATGCAGTATTATAGGGCTACAATAAAATGGAAGGAATCCAATATTCAGAGATCAGTGAATAAGACCACTCTGTATGATGAAGTTACCaacaaatttattttcataataaatgtgctttagaaacacacagttacaacaattggagaaaaattaaagttaaaatgtcaagggtcaggagcccaactaaagcaagtgcttacctccataacgttgacttcaaactttattattttcaataaaacatcaacacctcattaagaagttttgtgtgaaagaaataaagtcagagtggtttataataagtgaagatgctgagATCTGTTAGGGGCGGTTTCCCggacagggtttaaattaagcCAGGATAGGCCTTGATCCAGAATAGTTAATTGTGGTTAAAAAATGTCTTTCTGATTAAGTACAGATTACTAAAACCTGGACTACGgatttgttgaattaaaataaaccagaTTCATTTAAAACCAACTGTGCAAATCTGAATTAGCATAAGAGAGGTTGCCTGTAAAACATGGAATGAACCAAGAAAAGCTTAAAACTGCATGGAACTGAGAAGCAAATCCAAGGAAAACAATGGCAGCAGAAAATCACTGCAATCCCCCAATATAAATTAATACCATGAAATTctctcaaaataaaaatatattattgaataaaaatgtattacattgaAAACCTGAAATGTTATTTTCAGTAAAATCAGTCACATTTGTGCATAAATACAACTGTCACACCCAATTgaacaataaatacaaataaatttggaGGAAAAATATTTGAACAAGATTCAGCGCACTAAACATGTtcattcttcttttctttgaaGCTTAAGATGAAAAAATTATAAAGGTGACTATAATGAAATTGACACTTCCTGTCActcataaaaattattttaaattatttttattcatcagcTCAGTTGCACAATATGATGATGTATATGAATATATGAGATGCTACAAGCTTTTTAAGACAAACTTAAATACATGATTGGATTACAAATGTAAATCAGCAGATGGTAAAAGCAGTGTTTGTTAAGTATGTTCAGTTACAGGTGAGAATAAAAACACAAGTCAGAAATTCCTTCATCCAATATCCTATTTCATGCACGTCGCCATAAacaatataggctatatataaagttgttattaaaaatatagtttacTTGCTTGCTACTGAATTAACTGATTGTTTCATTAAAAGTGTCTTGCcttaaaagttttaaattatGCTTATCTCATTCTTTTGCAACATATTCGTTATCAGACACATGCACATTTTGCCATTACTTGCAACTGCACATGACTTCCTAACAAGGGTTCAATATAAATATTGCTGTAACTTCCTCACTCTTAGTAGAAGCAGATACTGTACATCAAGTTATCCTGCTACAATGAAGCAACAATCAACCCTTCATTTCACTGGGGTCAAATTTTTCCTCATTTTCATCCTTATACAAGGAGCCTTGTCAAGGAATCTTCCATCATGGGTGAGATGACAACTTGCAAATTTACTTGCAAAATCTACTCTTGAAGTCcatctaaaatgtattttacttgGTTAAGATAAAACGAATATGACTAATTTTCTGGATGTCCATAACAAGCATTATTGGTATGCTATAATGATTAAGAGATCAGCAAATATGTTTTCTTCTGTGTTTCTTTCAGTTTGCAacagtcaaacaaaacagatatGAAAATGAAATTATTAGTAATGCTCATTATTAAAtgtgtttgtgattttttttaaagatttttttttcccccctcagcCTATTGCCTCCTTATCCGTGGAAGATGAGGATATACCGAATGAAGAGATGGATCGTGAGGTGATGTATCTCTCTTCTGTGTCTAGCCATTTCAGTTAATGTCATACCCTTAGATAATAGTTTTAGGAACgtcccaaatgttctgtaaaggttcagaATCGTCAtcacctttagagaacttttagggaacgttgCGCAAGGTCCTGAGAACGCTTCATGGgtagattgtaaaaaaaaaagttacaaaaatcttCCTGTTTTATGGCGAAACATTGAATTCTGTCAGGCCGTCAGACACGTCCTTCAGCGAAAACtttagatcttcgcaatttaacgtcgcCAAGgactttagattagactgaccaaatatgatgttgatctgattaaagctctaggaggatcTGGAAATCTGTaagttcagagacggtcacaaTGTGGAGTTCTTTAACGATATTGATGCACCTCGCACTTCTCTGGGCAGGCTACGCGTCAGTTTACTTTCTGAGATAATGCTGACATCTAGCGGTTGTGttttatacagtatttttttaagatttttttcccccctcagcCTTCAAGCTCCTTGTCCGTGGAAGATGAGGATATACCGAATGAAGAGATGGATCGTGAGGTGATGTATCTCTCTTCTGTGTCTAGCCATTtcagttaaagggttattttcaccaaaaatgaaaatgctgtcatttattacttaccctcatgtcgtttcacacccgtgagaccttcgttaatctttggaacgcaaatgaagatattttagttgaaatccgatggttccgtgaggcctccatagggagcaatgtcacttcctctgtcaagatccataaaggtactaaaaacatatttaaatcagttcatgtgagtacagtggttcaatattaatattataaagtgactagaatacttttggtgcggcaaaaaaacaaaatgacgacttatttagtgatgactgatttcaaaacactaacgttacttcaggaagattcggagcataaatgaatcagtgtatcgaatcatgaatcggatcgcgtgtcaaaccgccaaactgctgaaatcatgtgactttggggCTCCGAACAgaagattcgatacactgattcattatgctccgaagtttcctgaagcagtgttttgaaatcagtcatcactatataagtcgttattttgtttttttgtcgcaccaaaaatattctcgtcactttataatattaatattgagccactgtactcacatgaactgatttaaatggatcttgacagaggaagtgacattgctccctatggaggcctcacggagccatcggatttcaactaaaatatcttaatttgtattccgaagattaacgaaggttttacgggtgtgaaacgacatgaaggtaagtaataaatgacagaattttcatttttgggtgaactaaccctttaatgtcatACCCTTAGATAATAGTTTTAGAATGTcccgaatgttctgtaaaggtttaGAATCGTCAtcacctttagagaacttttagggaatgTTGCGCAAGGTCCTGAGAACGCTTCGTGGgtagattgtaaaaaaaaatgtttggcatcgtatgcctgagttacaaaaGCTTCCTGTTTTATGGCGAAACATTGAATTCTGTCAGGCCGTCAGACACGTCCTTCAGCGAAAACtttagatcttcgcaatttaacgtcgcCAAGgactttagattagactgaccaaatatgatgttgatctgattaaagctctaggaggatcTGGAAATCTGTaagttcagagacggtcacaaTGTGGAGTTCTTTAACGCTATTGATGCACCTCGCACTTCTCTGGGCAGGCTACGCGTCAGTTTACTTTCTGAGATAACGCTGACATCTAGCGGTTGTGatttatacagtattttttaaagattttttttccccctcagccTTCAAGCTCCTTATCCGTGGAAGATGAGGATATACCGAATGAAGAGATGGATCGTGAGGTGATGTATCTCTCTTCTGTGTCTAGCCAtttcagttaaagggttagttcacccaaaaatgaaaatgctgtcatttattacttaccctcatgtcgtttcacacccgtgaaaccttcgttaatctttggaacgcaaatgaagatattttagttgaaatccgatggttccgtgaggcctccatagggagcaatgtcacttcctctgtcaagatccataaaggtactaaaaacatatttaaatcagttcatgtgcgtacagtggttcaatattaatattataaagtgactagaatacttttggtgcggcaaaaaaacaaaatgacgacttatttagtgatgactgatttcaaaacactaacgttacttcaggaagattcggagcataaatgaatcagtgtatcgaatcatgaatcggatcgcgtgtcaaaccgccaaactgctgaaatcatgtgactttggcgctccgaacagaagattcgatacactgattcattatgctccgaagttTCCTGAAGccgtgttttgaaatcagccatcactatataagtcgttattttgttttttgtcgcaccaaaaatattctcgtcactttataatattaatattgagccactgtactcacatgaactgatttaaatggatcttgacagaggaagtgacattactccctatggaggcctcacggagccatcggatttcaactaaaatatcttaatttgtattccgaagattaacgaaggttttacgggtgtgaaacgacatgaaggtaagtaataaatgacagaattttcatttttgggtgaactaaccctttaatgtcatACCCTTAGATAATAGTTTTAGAATGTcccgaatgttctgtaaaggtttaGAATCGTCAtcacctttagagaacttttagggaatgTTGCGCAAGGTCCTGAGAACGCTTCGTGGgtagattgtaaaaaaaaatgtttggcatcgtatgcctgagttacaaaaGCTTCCTGTTTTATGGCGAAACATTGAATTCTGTCAGGCCGTCAGACACGTCCTTCAGCGAAAACtttagatcttcgcaatttaacgtcgcCAAGgactttagattagactgaccaaatatgatgtcgatctgattaaagctctaggaggatcTGGAAATCTGTaagttcagagacggtcacaaTGTGGAGTTCTTTAACGCTATTGATGCACCTCGCACTTCTCTGGGCAGGCTACGCGTCAGTTTACTTTCTGAGATAACGCTGACATCTAGCGGTTGTGatttatacagtattttttaaagattttttttcccccctcagcCTTTAAGCTCCTTATCCGTGGAAGATGAGGATATACCGAATGAAGAGATGGATCGTGAGGTGATGTATCTCTCTTCTGTGTCTAGCCAtttcagttaaagggttagttcacccaaaaatgaaaattctgtcatttattacttaccctcatgtcgtttcacatccgtgagaccttcgttaatctttggaacacaaatgaagatattttagttgaaatccgatggttccgtgaggcctccatagggagcaatgtcacttcctctgtcaagatccataaaggtactaaaaacatatttaaatcagttcatgtgagtacagtggctcaatattaatgttataaagtgactagaatacttttggtgcggcaaaaaaaaacaaaatgacgacttatttagtgatgactgatttcaaaacactaacgttacttcaggaagattcggagcataaatgaatcagtgtatcgaatcatgactcggatcgcgtgtcaaaccgccaaactgctgaaatcatgtgactttggggCTCCGAACAgaagattcgatacactgattcataatgctccgaagtttcctgaagcagtgttttgaactgctgaactttttgggtgaactaaccctttaatgtcatACCCTTAGATAATAGTCGCGCTTCTCCGGGCAGGCTACGCATCAGTTTACTTTCTGAGATAACGCTGACATCTAGCGGTTGTGTTTTATACAcaattttttaaagattttttttcccctcagccTTTTAGCTCCTTATCAGTGGAAGATGAGGATATACCGAATGCAGAGATGGATCGTGAGGTGATGTCTCTCTCTTCTGTGTCTAGCCATTTCAGTTAATGTCATACCCTTAGATAATTATCTCACTTTTTATGTTTGGAGTACTTCTGGTAAATGTTTGAAAAGTTTAAAAGCAGGAGGAACAAAGCTTTTGATTTCTCTGATTTAATTACTATAGGCAACCGACGACATGGATCTGTCAGGATCCGATAAGGATGTTGATGTGTAAGAGCTCTTCACAGTAAGAACTGAAGAACCACCAGTACTTTAAATCTTTCTCTCCCCTTTGATATCATCAAACAAATA is part of the Chanodichthys erythropterus isolate Z2021 chromosome 11, ASM2448905v1, whole genome shotgun sequence genome and harbors:
- the LOC137030359 gene encoding uncharacterized protein isoform X3, with the translated sequence MKQQSTLHFTGVKFFLIFILIQGALSRNLPSWPIASLSVEDEDIPNEEMDREPSSSLSVEDEDIPNEEMDREPLSSLSVEDEDIPNEEMDREPFSSLSVEDEDIPNAEMDREATDDMDLSGSDKDVDV
- the LOC137030359 gene encoding variable charge X-linked protein 1-like isoform X1, encoding MKQQSTLHFTGVKFFLIFILIQGALSRNLPSWPIASLSVEDEDIPNEEMDREPSSSLSVEDEDIPNEEMDREPSSSLSVEDEDIPNEEMDREPLSSLSVEDEDIPNEEMDREPFSSLSVEDEDIPNAEMDREATDDMDLSGSDKDVDV
- the LOC137030359 gene encoding uncharacterized protein isoform X5, whose protein sequence is MKQQSTLHFTGVKFFLIFILIQGALSRNLPSWPIASLSVEDEDIPNEEMDREPSSSLSVEDEDIPNEEMDREPSSSLSVEDEDIPNEEMDREPFSSLSVEDEDIPNAEMDREATDDMDLSGSDKDVDV
- the LOC137030359 gene encoding variable charge X-linked protein 1-like isoform X2, encoding MKQQSTLHFTGVKFFLIFILIQGALSRNLPSWPIASLSVEDEDIPNEEMDREPSSSLSVEDEDIPNEEMDREPSSSLSVEDEDIPNEEMDREPLSSLSVEDEDIPNEEMDREPFSSLSVEDEDIPNAEMDREATDDMDLSGSDKDVDV
- the LOC137030359 gene encoding uncharacterized protein isoform X4, yielding MKQQSTLHFTGVKFFLIFILIQGALSRNLPSWPIASLSVEDEDIPNEEMDREPSSSLSVEDEDIPNEEMDREPLSSLSVEDEDIPNEEMDREPFSSLSVEDEDIPNAEMDREATDDMDLSGSDKDVDV